One Triticum dicoccoides isolate Atlit2015 ecotype Zavitan chromosome 5B, WEW_v2.0, whole genome shotgun sequence genomic window carries:
- the LOC119306737 gene encoding expansin-A31-like: MVAGTRFVQLFAVVLAFSFVPAKSGYWLPAHATFYGGADGSDTMGGACGYENLYNAGYGINNAALSTALFNNGLSCGQCYLITCDTSKSSMCKPGTSITVSATNFCPPNWALPSDNGGWCNPPRVHFDMSQPAWENLAIYRAGIVPVLYQQVACQRQGGLRFTINGFNYFELVLVTNMAGSGSVKSMSVKGTNTAWIPMSQNWGANWQCLAGLKGQALSFAITSSGGQYKVFQDVVPAWWLFGQTFSTWQQFDY; encoded by the exons ATGGTGGCTGGGACGCGCTTTGTGCAGCTGTTCGCGGTGGTTCTCGCGTTCTCCTTCGTGCCCGCCAAGTCCGGCTACTGGCTCCCGGCCCATGCCACGTTCTACGGCGGCGCCGACGGTTCTGACACAATGG GTGGCGCATGCGGGTACGAGAACTTGTACAACGCGGGGTACGGGATCAACAACGCGGCGCTCAGCACGGCGCTCTTCAACAATGGCTTGTCGTGCGGGCAGTGTTACCTCATCACCTGTGACACCAGCAAGTCGAGCATGTGCAAGCCCGGCACGTCCATCACCGTCTCTGCCACCAACTTCTGCCCTCCCAACTGGGCCCTCCCGAGCGACAACGGTGGCTGGTGCAACCCTCCCCGTGTCCACTTCGACATGTCCCAGCCCGCCTGGGAGAACCTCGCCATCTACCGCGCCGGCATCGTCCCCGTCCTCTACCAGCAGGTCGCGTGCCAGAGGCAGGGCGGCCTGCGCTTCACCATTAACGGCTTCAACTACTTTGAGCTCGTGCTGGTGACCAACATGGCCGGGAGCGGATCGGTCAAGAGCATGTCAGTCAAGGGGACCAACACGGCGTGGATCCCCATGTCCCAGAACTGGGGCGCTAACTGGCAGTGCCTAGCGGGGCTGAAAGGACAAGCGCTCAGCTTCGCCATCACCTCCTCCGGAGGCCAGTACAAGGTGTTCCAGGACGTCGTGCCGGCCTGGTGGTTATTCGGACAGACCTTCTCCACGTGGCAACAGTTCGACTACTAG